A stretch of the Malus domestica chromosome 08, GDT2T_hap1 genome encodes the following:
- the LOC103406148 gene encoding probable beta-1,4-xylosyltransferase IRX9H, which produces MASIRRTLSPAFRDRPYVNGAGSPFSVPSPSQKLLSSSRYSPPFPSVILAFAVNVRRFVAGVLFHLPNRKGQQWRRGFYRCLLFFFLGFLLGLLPFGHVDDDEIPGRSNFDIEPPHVNVQFDTGNADPAVKRREDLVVDVSFGVVERSLDLVPRKQLIIVTPTYNRALQAYFLNRLGHLLGLVPQPLLWIVVETDTASMETAEILRKSGVMYRHLVCGNNSTSAKDRGVYQRNTALEHIERHRLDGIVYFADDDNIYSLDLFDRLRDISRFGTWPVAMLWQSKNKAILEGPVCNGSQVVGWHTNEKSKRLRRFHVDMSGFAFNSTILWDPKRWHRPTSASIRQLDTVKEGFQETTFIEQVVEDESQMEGTPAGCAKVMNWHLHLEAHTLVYPKGWQLPKNLDVVLPIER; this is translated from the exons ATGGCGTCGATCCGGAGAACTCTATCGCCGGCGTTCCGAGACCGGCCGTACGTGAACGGCGCCGGCTCTCCATTTTCAGTGCCGTCGCCGTCGCAGAAGCTTCTCTCCAGCTCCAGATACTCTCCGCCTTTTCCGTCGGTGATCCTCGCCTTCGCCGTCAACGTCCGGCGCTTCGTTGCCGGAGTTCTCTTTCACCTGCCTAATCGCAAGGGCCAGCAATGGCGTCGAGGTTTCTACAGGTGcttgctcttcttcttcttagggTTTTTACTCGGCCTATTACCGTTCGGCCACGTTGACGACGACGAGATTCCAGGTCGCAGCAATTTCGACATCGAGCCGCCCCACGTCAATGTCCAGTTTGACACCGGCAACGCGGATCCCGCCGTGAAACGGCGGGAAGATCTCGTCGTCGACGTGAGCTTCGGCGTCGTGGAGAGGAGTCTGGATTTGGTGCCGAGGAAGCAGCTGATTATTGTGACACCTACGTACAACCGCGCACTGCAGGCCTATTTCTTAAACAGGTTGGGGCACCTGCTCGGGCTTGTACCTCAGCCACTGCTATGGATTGTGGTGGAAACCGACACCGCATCGATGGAGACGGCGGAGATTTTGAGGAAGAGCGGAGTGATGTATCGGCATTTGGTGTGTGGCAACAATTCGACTAGCGCCAAGGACCGAGGTGTTTATCAGAGGAACACTGCGTTGGAGCACATTGAGCGGCATAGGCTTGATGGCATTGTTTACTTCGCCGACGACGATAATATATACTCCCTCGACTTGTTTGATCGCTTGAGAGACATTAG CCGGTTTGGAACTTGGCCTGTTGCTATGTTATGGCAAAGCAAAAACAAGGCTATATTGGAAGGTCCAGTATGCAATGGGAGCCAAGTAGTTGGATGGCACACAAATGAGAAAAGCAAGAGGCTTCGTAGGTTTCATGTTGATATGTCAGGGTTTGCTTTTAATAGCACAATATTGTGGGATCCAAAGCGATGGCACCGCCCCACTTCTGCTTCAATTCGACAATTAGATACAGTGAAAGAGGGTTTCCAA GAGACCACTTTTATAGAACAAGTTGTGGAAGATGAGAGTCAAATGGAAGGTACCCCAGCCGGCTGTGCAAAAGTAATGAACTGGCATCTACATTTGGAAGCTCATACTCTTGTTTATCCCAAAGGCTGGCAACTTCCGAAGAACCTTGATGTTGTTCTCCCCATTGAACGATAG